Genomic window (Streptomyces sp. RerS4):
CGGTCAGCACCTCCTCGCTCAGCTCCAGCTCCAGGGCGCGCAGGGCACTCTCCAACTGCTCGGCGGTGCGCGGGCCGACGATGGGGCCCGTCACGCCCGGCCGGGTGAGCAGCCAGGCCAGGGCGGTCTCGCCGGGTTCCAGGCCGTGCTTGTCGAGCAGGTCCTCGTACGCCTGGATCTGCGCCCGTACGGTGCTGTCGGCCAGCGCGTCGGCCGCCCGGCCGGAGGCGCGGCGGCCCCCCTCGACCTCCTTCTTGATGACCCCGCCGAGCACGCCTCCGTGCAGCGGGGACCAGGGGATGACCCCGAGGCCGTAGTCCTGGGCCGCCGGGATGACCTCCATCTCGGCCCGCCGCTCGGCGAGGTTGTAGAGGCACTGCTCGCTGACCAGGCCGAGCATCCCGCGCCGGGCGGCCGTCTCGTTGGCCTGGGCGATCTTGTAGCCGGGGAAGTTGGAGGAGCCCGCGTAGAGGATCTTGCCCTGCTGGACGAGCACGTCCACGGCCTGCCAGATCTCCTCGAAGGGGGTTTGGCGGTCGATGTGGTGGAACTGGTAGACGTCGATGTGGTCGGTCCGGAGCCGCTTGAGGCTGGCCTCGACGGCCCGGCGGATGTTCAGCGCCGAGAGCCGGTCCTCGTTCGGCCAGGTGTCACCCTCGCGGGACATGGAGCCGTAGACCTTGGTGGCCAGGACCGTCTTCTCGCGCCGGCGGCCGCCCTGGGCGAACCAGGTACCGATGATCTCCTCGGTGCGGCCCTTGTTCTCCCCCCACCCGTACACATTGGCCGTGTCCACGAAGTTCAGACCCGCGTCGAGGGCGGCGTCCATGATGGCGTGGCTGGTCGGTTCGTCTGTCTGCGGACCGAAGTTCATCGTGCCGAGGACGAGTCGGCTGACTTTGAGTCCGGTGCGTCCGAGCTGCGTGTACTTCATGGGACCCAAGCCAACTGCTTCGAGTCCACTCCAGGCAAGAGCCGCCCGCGCGGCCCTCGATTCACGGGCGGCGGCTATTGGCCGACGGCGGCCGCCACGGCGACGACGACGAACATCAGCACGAGCACACCGGCCATGACACGGTTTCTGGTCTTCGGGTCCACCAGTCGAGACTAACGCGACGGCCCCGGGCACTCGTGCCCAGGGCCGGGAGACGTGCGTCATGCCCGGCGGCGCCCGCCGGTAACGGGAGGCCCCGCCGGCCGGCTCAGCCGGTCGCGGTCGCGGGGACCAGCGCGGGCGCGAGGCCGATCCGGGCGGCGCGCGGCCGGGCCAGGGCGACGTAGCTCGCGGTGCTCAGGGCCACCGACGCGTCGAGTCGGCCGGCGTTGAACCAGATCTCGTCGTGTTCCAGCAGGGCCGGGTCGACCACCACCTCCACCGAGGGGTCGAAGCTGACCGGCATGATCGAACCGCTGACACAGCCCGTCAGCTCCTCGGCGACCTCGCGCACCGCGAAGGAGGCCTTCGTGCCGCCGTACTCGTCCCGTACGGCGTCGAGGTCGACGCGGTGGTGGCCGGGCACCACCGCGATCACGTAGCGGCGCCGCTTGCGCCCCAGCGCGACCCTGACGACGATGCACTTGGCCGCCTGTTCGAGGCGGTGGCCGCGGATCAGGCTGGCGAGTTCGGTCCGGCCCTCCGGGGCGTGGCGCAGCAGCCGGTAGTCGGCTCCCGCGCCCGCCAGGAGGTCGATCAGGCGGGCGTAGCTGTCCGCGATCGCGGTCGCAGAGGTCACAACGGTCCTTTCGGGAAACTTCGTTGGCGGTGACTCAGCGCTCGCGCAGCTCCAGGGTGCAGCACTTGACGCTGCCGCCCGCCTTGAGGAGCTCGGAGAGGTCGACTCCGATCGGTTCGAAGCCGCGCGCGCTGAGTTGGGCCTTCAGGCCGGTCGCCGCGTCCGGCAGCAGCACGTGGCGGCCGTCGGAGAAGGCGTTCAGCCCGAAGACCGCCGCGTCCTCGGCGGTGGCGAGGATCGCGTGGGGGAACAGGGTGCGGAGCACCGATCGGCTGCCCTCGGAGAAGGCGGCCGGGTAGTACATGACCTCGTCGTCGGAGAGCACGGCGAGGGCCGTGTCCAGGTGGTAGTAGTTCGGGTCGACGAGGGTCAGGCTCGTCACGGGCAGCCCGAAGAACTCCTGGGCCTCGGCGTGCGAGCGCGGGTCGGTACGGAAGCCGGTGCCGGCCAGGAGCCGGCGGCCGACGGTGAGGATGTCGCCCTCGCCCTCGTTGACGTACTCGGGCCACAGCAGTTCGGTGTGGCCCCGACGGGCGAACCAGTCGAGGTACGCGGGCCCCTCGGCGGTGCGCTGGAGGTGGCGGAAGCGGGCTCCGTAGACCTTGCCGTCGACGACGGTGGCGCCGTTGGCGGCGAACACCATGTCGGGGAGGCCGTCGATCGGGTCGATCTCCTCCACGACGTGGCCGAGTTCGAGGTACAGGTCGCGCAGCCGCTCCCACTGGCGGACGGCGAGGGCGGTGTCGGTGCTCTTCTCCGGGTGCATCCACGGGTTGATCGAGTACGTGACGTCGTAGTGCCGCGGGCGGCACATCAGCAGCCGGCGTCGGGTGGCGACGCGCAGGGGGGCCGGGGCCGGGGCCGTGGTGGTGACGGCGGGCTCGGTGAGCGGCACGGGAACTCCTTCAAGGGTGGTCGAGGGACTCCAGGCCGCCGCGGGGTGGGGCGGGCGGCCGGTGGTGCGTGCGGTGCGTCAGCGGGCGGAGGAGAGCGGGGTGCTCGCCGGGAGCATGCCGGGATCGCCTCTACTGCTTCTGTTTCACCGGAATCCGGATTCCGCGCCACGAAGTACGGGCGACGCCCGTGTGAACCGTCCCCGAACGTCGGCCCGCGGCCGGCCGCGGGGCGGGTGAGGGGCCGGTCAGTGGCCGGTCAGTGGCCGGTGAGGGGCCAGGCCTCGACGGTCTCGTAGCGCGGCCGCTCGCCCGGGATCCCGCTGGTCGGCAGGTTGCTGCGGACCAGGCTGAGGGTGTCGACCTGCCAGCGGGTGCCCTCGAAGGCGGCGAGGGCGTCGAGGTACGGGGTCAGGTCGGGCGTGGTCCCGGTACGGGCGCGGGCCAGGGTGACGTGGGGGGTGTAGCGGCGGTGCTGTTCCATCGGGACGCCGGCGCGGCGGGCGGCGGCGTCGGCGCGTTCGGCGAGCATCCGCAGGGCGTCGAGGTCGCCGGCGGCGCCGACCCACAGGGCGCGGGCGCCGAAGTGGCCCACGCCGTGCAGGCGCAGGGGGAAGGGGGCGGTGCGGGCGGCGGCGCGGGCGAGCCGGACGTACAGCTCGGACAGTACGTCGTCGCGTACCTCGCCCATGAACGCGAGCGTGAAGTGGCGGCCGGCGTCGCCGGTCCAGCGCAGCCCCTCGTCGGCCGGCAGGGCCGCGAGGGCGGTGCGCAGCTCCCCGAGGGCCCCGGCCGGGGGCAGCACGGCGGCGAACAGCCTCATGGGTCCGACGATAGCCCGCCGGCCCGGTGCCCGAGGGGGTGTCCGGCGGATCATGGCCGGACCCGCGGCGTCTGGCACGGCGCCTCGCCGCGTTGCCGAAACGTCCCGATAGCTCCGCTATCAAGACGCTCCGGCGCCTTGCGATGCACCGCACCAGACGCCGCGGCCTATCCGACCCTGATCCGCCGGACACCCCCTCGGGCACCGGGCCGGTCGCGGGCCGTCCGCTATGCCGCCGTCGCGAGGTCGCGGGGGCGGGTGGAGGGGACGAACGTGACGCCGTGGCGGTTCACGCGCAGGCTCAGGTTGCCGACGCGGGACAGCACCAGGCCGACGGCGAGCGCCGCCGCCAGCGAGATCGCGCCGCCGGCGGCCATGCCGACGCGGGCCCCGTAGGTGTCGGTGATCCAACCGACCAGCGGGGCGCCGAGGGGGGTGCCGCCTGTGAAGACCATCATGAACAGCGCCATGACCCGGCCCCGCATCTCGGGGTCGGTGGCCGTCTGGACGCTGGAGTTCGCCACGACGTTCACGGTCAGCCCGAACACGCCGATGGGCACGAGCAGCGCCGCGAACAGCCAGAATCGGGGTGCGAACGCCGTCGTCAGCAGCAGGACGGAGAACAGCACGGCGGCGGCGACGAGCAGCCGCAGCCGGGTGTTGCCGCGCCGGGCCGCGAGCAGCGCGCCGACCAGGGAGCCGGCCGCGATCAGCGTGTTGAACAGCCCGTACGTGCCGGCGTCGCCGCGGAAGACGTCGCTGACGAAGGCGGACAGCCAGATCGGGAAGTTGAACCCGAAGGTGCCGATGAACCCGACGAGCACGATCGGCCAGACCAGCTCGGGCCGGCCCGCGACGTAGCGCAGTCCCTCCCGCAGCTGTCCCTTGGCGCGCGGCCGCGGGGTGACGGGGTGCAGCTCGTGGGTGCGCATCAGCAGCAGTGCCGCGACGGGCGCGGCGAACGACAGGCCGTTCAGCAGGAAGGCCCAGCCGGATCCGACGGCGGTGATGAGGACACCGGCGATCGCCGGACCGACCAGTCGCGCGGACTGGAAGTTGGCGGAGTTCAGGCTGACCGCGTTGGCGAGCTGCGCGGGGCCGACCATCTCGGAGACGAACGTCTGCCGGGCCGGGTTGTCCACGACGGTGACCAGGCCCAGCAGGAAGGCCGCGAGGTAGACGTGCCACACCTGGACGTGCCCGGCCAGGGTGAGGACGGCGAGCGCGAGGCCGGTGAGGCCCATCGCGCTCTGCGTGGCGATCAGCAACGGCCGCTTGGGCAGCCGGTCGGCGAGGACGCCTCCGTAGAGGCCGAACAGCAGCATCGGCAGGAACTGCAGGGCGATGGTGATGCCCACGGCAGAGGCGGAGCCGGTCAGGGAGAGGACCAGCCAGTCCTGCGCGATGCGCTGCATCCAGGTGCCCGTGTTCGAGACGACCTGGCCGGTCGCGAAGAGCCGGTAGTTCCGGATCCGCAGCGAGCCGAACATGGAGTTGCGGCCCGCCTTCGCGACGGGGGTGGTGGGGGTGGATGTATGGCCGGGTGCGGAGTCTGCTCCGGTTCCCGTACTCAAAAGCGTTCGCCTCCTGGCGTCGTTCCTTACAGGTGCGCGAGCTTCTCCAGGACGGGAGCGGCCTCGCGGAGCTTGGCCCATTCGTCCTCGGTGAGCTCGGCCGCGAGCCCGGCCAGGAAGGCGTTGCGCTTGCGACGGCTCTCTTCGAGCATCGCCTCGGCCACCTCCGTCTGGCTGACCACCTTCTGGCGGCGGTCGTCGGGGTGCGGCTCCAGCCTGACCAGGCCCTTGGCCTCCAGCAGCGCGACGATGCGCGTCATGGAGGGCGGCTGCACGTGCTCACGACGGGCCAGCTCACCGGGGGTGGCCTGGCCGCAGCGGGCGAGGGTGCCGAGGACCGACATCTCGGTCGGGCTCAGCGATTCGTCGACGCGCTGGTGCTTCAGGCGTCGGCCCAGCCGCATGACGGCGGAGCGGAGATCGTTCACGGCGGCAGCGTCGTCGCCATGGGAAAGGTCAGGCATGTCTTTAGAGTAACTCATTACTTTTCCTAAGTACCACCGGGTTCCGCTGGGCCCCGGTGTCACTCGTACGGGTGAGGCGTCGGCGGAAAGTGACACGCGTCCGCACCGTCTGCCCCGACCCTTTCGGGCATGGGGACACATGTGCTGAGCATGCGCATAGACGGGGAGCTCTTGGATCGGCTCCGCCACCATGCCGCCAAACGCGGAATGAGCGTCCAGGACTATGTCGTCCGGACGCTCATTCGCGACGATTTCGACGAGCGGTTCAAGGCCGCCGTCGACGAGACGGAGAAGTTCTACGGCCTGACGTGAGGCCGACTCCTCCGGGCGGATCCGCTACCTGAGGCCGAGGGCCGGCATCGCGTAGTAGAAGACGAAGACCGCCGAGACGACGTACATGGCGGCCGGGACCTCGCGGCCCCGGCCCGTCGCCAGGCGCAGCGCGCTGAAGCTGATGAAGCCGATGCCGATGCCGTTGGTGATCGAGTAGGTGAACGGCATCATCACCATGGCCAGGAAGGCCGGGACGGCGATGGTGAAGTCGCTCCAGTCGATGTCCTTGACGGAGCCGGCCAGGATCAGGAAGCCGACCGCCACGAGGGCGGGGGTGGCGGCCTGCGAGGGGACCATCGTGGCGAGCGGGGTCAGGAACAGCGCCACGCCGAAGAGGCCGCCGGTGACCACGTTGGCCAGGCCCGTACGGGCGCCCTCGCCGACGCCCGCCGTGGACTCCACGAAGCAGGTGGTGGCCGAGGACGAGGTGGCGCCGCCGGAGGCGACGGCCAGACCGTCGATGAGCAGCACCTTGTTGATCCCGGGGAAGTTGCCGTCCTTGTCGATGAGCTTGGCCTCGTCGCCGACGCCGAGGATGGTGCCCATGGCGTCGAAGAAGCAGGACAGCAGGACGGTGAAGACGAACAGGATGCCGGTCAGCAGGCCGACCTTGCCGAAGCCGCCGAAGAGGCTGACCTGACCGACGAGCCCGAAGTCGGGGGCGGCGACCGGGTTGCCGGGCCACTGCGGGACGGTCAGGCCCCAGGCCAGGTCGGGGAGGTCGGTGAGCGCCTGGACGAGGACCGCGGCCAGGGTCATGACGACGATGGAGATCAGGATCGCGCCGGGAACCTTGCGGATGAGCAGGGCGATCGTGAGCAGGACGCCGATCACGAAGATCAGGACGGGCCAGCCGTCCAGGTGGCCGGTGCCGCCGAGCTGGAGCGGGACGGTGGTGTGGGCGGCGTCGGGGATGCGGGAGACGAAGCCGGAGTCGAC
Coding sequences:
- a CDS encoding aldo/keto reductase is translated as MKYTQLGRTGLKVSRLVLGTMNFGPQTDEPTSHAIMDAALDAGLNFVDTANVYGWGENKGRTEEIIGTWFAQGGRRREKTVLATKVYGSMSREGDTWPNEDRLSALNIRRAVEASLKRLRTDHIDVYQFHHIDRQTPFEEIWQAVDVLVQQGKILYAGSSNFPGYKIAQANETAARRGMLGLVSEQCLYNLAERRAEMEVIPAAQDYGLGVIPWSPLHGGVLGGVIKKEVEGGRRASGRAADALADSTVRAQIQAYEDLLDKHGLEPGETALAWLLTRPGVTGPIVGPRTAEQLESALRALELELSEEVLTGLDEIFPGPGPSPEAFAW
- a CDS encoding YbaK/EbsC family protein, encoding MTSATAIADSYARLIDLLAGAGADYRLLRHAPEGRTELASLIRGHRLEQAAKCIVVRVALGRKRRRYVIAVVPGHHRVDLDAVRDEYGGTKASFAVREVAEELTGCVSGSIMPVSFDPSVEVVVDPALLEHDEIWFNAGRLDASVALSTASYVALARPRAARIGLAPALVPATATG
- the ddaH gene encoding dimethylargininase — its product is MPLTEPAVTTTAPAPAPLRVATRRRLLMCRPRHYDVTYSINPWMHPEKSTDTALAVRQWERLRDLYLELGHVVEEIDPIDGLPDMVFAANGATVVDGKVYGARFRHLQRTAEGPAYLDWFARRGHTELLWPEYVNEGEGDILTVGRRLLAGTGFRTDPRSHAEAQEFFGLPVTSLTLVDPNYYHLDTALAVLSDDEVMYYPAAFSEGSRSVLRTLFPHAILATAEDAAVFGLNAFSDGRHVLLPDAATGLKAQLSARGFEPIGVDLSELLKAGGSVKCCTLELRER
- the thpR gene encoding RNA 2',3'-cyclic phosphodiesterase, whose amino-acid sequence is MRLFAAVLPPAGALGELRTALAALPADEGLRWTGDAGRHFTLAFMGEVRDDVLSELYVRLARAAARTAPFPLRLHGVGHFGARALWVGAAGDLDALRMLAERADAAARRAGVPMEQHRRYTPHVTLARARTGTTPDLTPYLDALAAFEGTRWQVDTLSLVRSNLPTSGIPGERPRYETVEAWPLTGH
- a CDS encoding MFS transporter translates to MSTGTGADSAPGHTSTPTTPVAKAGRNSMFGSLRIRNYRLFATGQVVSNTGTWMQRIAQDWLVLSLTGSASAVGITIALQFLPMLLFGLYGGVLADRLPKRPLLIATQSAMGLTGLALAVLTLAGHVQVWHVYLAAFLLGLVTVVDNPARQTFVSEMVGPAQLANAVSLNSANFQSARLVGPAIAGVLITAVGSGWAFLLNGLSFAAPVAALLLMRTHELHPVTPRPRAKGQLREGLRYVAGRPELVWPIVLVGFIGTFGFNFPIWLSAFVSDVFRGDAGTYGLFNTLIAAGSLVGALLAARRGNTRLRLLVAAAVLFSVLLLTTAFAPRFWLFAALLVPIGVFGLTVNVVANSSVQTATDPEMRGRVMALFMMVFTGGTPLGAPLVGWITDTYGARVGMAAGGAISLAAALAVGLVLSRVGNLSLRVNRHGVTFVPSTRPRDLATAA
- a CDS encoding MarR family transcriptional regulator, whose protein sequence is MPDLSHGDDAAAVNDLRSAVMRLGRRLKHQRVDESLSPTEMSVLGTLARCGQATPGELARREHVQPPSMTRIVALLEAKGLVRLEPHPDDRRQKVVSQTEVAEAMLEESRRKRNAFLAGLAAELTEDEWAKLREAAPVLEKLAHL
- a CDS encoding BrnA antitoxin family protein, with the protein product MGTHVLSMRIDGELLDRLRHHAAKRGMSVQDYVVRTLIRDDFDERFKAAVDETEKFYGLT
- a CDS encoding NCS2 family permease; the protein is MDRFFKISERGSTVAREVRGGFATFFAMAYIIVLNPIILGSAKDMYGHQLDGGQLVTATVLTAAFTTLLMGVIGNVPIALAAGLGVNTVVALQLAPRMSWPDAMGMVVLAGFVVMLLVATGLRERVMNAVPAGLRKGIAIGIGLFIMLIGLVDSGFVSRIPDAAHTTVPLQLGGTGHLDGWPVLIFVIGVLLTIALLIRKVPGAILISIVVMTLAAVLVQALTDLPDLAWGLTVPQWPGNPVAAPDFGLVGQVSLFGGFGKVGLLTGILFVFTVLLSCFFDAMGTILGVGDEAKLIDKDGNFPGINKVLLIDGLAVASGGATSSSATTCFVESTAGVGEGARTGLANVVTGGLFGVALFLTPLATMVPSQAATPALVAVGFLILAGSVKDIDWSDFTIAVPAFLAMVMMPFTYSITNGIGIGFISFSALRLATGRGREVPAAMYVVSAVFVFYYAMPALGLR